The DNA window CGGGCGCTCGCCGTGTCGGGGAGATTCCCTGGCGCTGTCAGTGCCTGCTGCTTCGGGGTGGTGCCCGGTGAAAGGACGAGGAGCGAGggccataaactaaaacacCAGAAGTTTCACCTCACAGTGAGAAAGGACTTCTCGTTTTGAATTAGGCTGCCCGGGAAAGGCGTGGAGTCTCCCTCTGCGGAGACGTTCAAAACCCACTTGGatgctccaggtgaccctgtcTTGCCAGGGAGTTGGACTGGATGGTCTCCAGAAGGCCCCTCCAACCCtcaccattctgtgattctgtaatttttgCTTATTTCTGACCAGGCCCTCGAAGTTTGTGGTACAAAGCATCCTATAGTCAGGATTGTATAAAggtattataaataaatatcatAAATACTTTGATACTCTTGCCATGACAGTGTCATAGGGACCAGCAGCTTTCAGTAAAGGTTTAAGAGCATTTGCCAAGTTTTCTCCTGTTCCCCTCCTGAAAAGGGAAGAGATGTGGCACATCTGGGAATGGGCATGTTAACCTTAAATAGAGCACCTTGTCCTGTGGCTCTGTATATGCTAATGAAGCATTATTCATTGCAACATCTTACAAATcgtttttctgtttctttgtttgtttgttttcctttcattggAGTGCAGGAGGCCGTTGCTGAAAAGGGACTTCAGGGAGTGAGTGCAGGATGACTCAGCAGGGAGCTGTTCTTCAGGGTTACAATAATGAACTAGTGAAATGCATTGAAGATTTATGTATGCAGAAAGAAGAACTGAACAAACAAATCCAGCaagcagaagaggaaaagaataaaCTCCAGCATGAAATCCAAGTCCTCAGTGAACAGCTGGAGTGTGTATGTGAAAACCTGGCCCAAAAAGTGGCTTCACGGAATGAGCTTGATAAAATACTTGCTGAAACTGAAGCTGCTTACATGAAGATTTTGGATAGCTCTAGAACTTTACTTAATGTCCTGAAGAAGGAAGTGGGAAGCTTAAAGCATTCACCAGATCTGAAAAGCAATGTAACCTGAAACAGTCAAATGTTTGGACTCTGCAGTGCTAAAATTCCACTAGGTGAGAAGTGTGGTCAGCCACAGAACCTTACAGCCACAGTGTAAGCAGAGAGGGATTTTCTTCCAGTCTTTCTgtatgttttattattttcaaatgcaCTAGAAAATAGATTAAATAAAGTTGCcgttttgctttaaaaaatctaattaattGAAGACTTCAAAAAGTAGTAGATAGGTAGTTGAGGTAGATGGGAGACTGTCAGTTTTGACATCATTGTGCTTCAAGGCTTAGAAAAAAGGCATGTTTTATTGCTTGACTTCAAATGGCTCCCAGTAAATGATTCTTTGAAAACTAGTGGATGCAAGTCAGTCAGATGCTACTTCTTTTCACTTTACAAATGCTTAGGCTTTACTGCTGGCACCAAGTAGAAATGAGCTATTCAGCTTCCTCTAGGAGCTTGGAGTTCTGTCTGATGCATGCACAAAGAGAGCCCCGTTTACAGTAATTGCCTACTTCAATAATAGAGGGATAAGGTGAGAAATCAGGAGTAATGCAGGGCATGGAGGCTTAAAATTTAGCACTCTATGTGGTTCATGCCTCTTCTGAGGCTGTTCTTCAAAGCTTGTTTAGAAAGGAGGTGTGCTGCAGTGAAAGTCAGGTTTGGTGCAAGTGCAGACAGCTACACCAGGAAGGCTGGAGCAGTAACTCACTTGGGGGTAAAAAAATGTGTCAGTAGCAACTAAAAGTCCTGAAAAACCACTGGGGTCCAGTTAAAAATCCAGAGGTAAATAcaagagcaaagaaaataatcctGGCTAAAAGCCAGTAATAGAATGTCTGATAGCCTTTTTAGTGCCTTTTAGCTCTATACTGATCTGTTAAATAATTATGGTAAGATTGTGGAGTATACTGAACACCCTGGAATGAtgtgaaagaaatacaaatgaaaggtgaaagaagaaaatgagaagtgGTTTACAGCTATCAGCCATTCTTACAGAGGACATCAAAATAGAACTTAGCTTAGAGATCAGGGATGACATAACAGCATGGCATAAATTTCAATTTAATGctgttttttgtttctgctgaaCCTCTCTGTTCTGCAGAAATCTCTCTCAGCAGTGTGTGCACATACACGTGCATTTTGTCCCACCTATTTGTGTGTTACAACAGTAACTTTTTAAACTGTGTCTTGTCAAATCTTCATTCAATACCACTTAATTAAATTGAAGGAAGTGCAGTTGAAATCTCCTGACTTGATAGTGATATGTCTGTCAGGTGCACATATAGAGGGAATGGAGATGTGGATAATCTTGGTAATAGCCCTTCATCAATAAAAGAGAGCAAATTTTATGTTCTTCTGGTTGCCAAGCTACATCAGGGATGAGCTAATCAGAGTTTACTTGTCTGGGCTTCCAGGGGCTTCCCTCTGGGGGATTCCCGGTGGGCAGTGCAGAGGTGATAAAAGTGCATTATCTCAGGGGCTTTGCTGTTGTGGTGCTGCAGCACTCAGGACCACCTGGTTTATGTTGAGGGGAAACACGAAAATTTTGCTCTCTTTAGTAGCAAAAAAGTGATTTATTTGACTGGACATTTCATGACATTCTGTCTGCCCTTAGACTCGTAATAGTAACTGATTTATAAGAAATAGGAAGATTCAGGAGAAGTGCTGCCTAAAGAGCAAGAACTTTGAGTTGCATATATaagctgctgcttcttattAGCTGCACTGGAACTCAAAATGGTGAAAAGCAATTTGTATCATAGAAGGCTCATTTATAGAGAACAGTAAAGTTAATTTCTAGTTTTGGTCTCACACAATAATTACAGGTTTGTTTGCCTTAGAGTAATCATAAGTAATGCTTCTTGTTCTAGTGAAGCTGATAAAACTGAAGAAGCATTAAGAGACGCCCTAAAAGACTTAAAAGAAATCTACTTCACAGCCATTGTTATGTATAGTTTGTAGCTATTACAGTGTCAAACCTAAATAACTGGAgatgcttgattttttttttttttactaaaaaaacTAAGGGAAAAATGTAACTGTTGACTAGTACTTATGCACATTTGGGGGCTTCCCAACATTCaaataaaaagctgaaatgtTGCTAAAATTCCATTCAGTGATCCCAATCTAAAGTTTCCAtttaaattcacatttaaaaGTGGAGAGAAATAAGAGATCTCTAGGGCCTGCTATTTTTAGAGTAACTCCCTAGTGTGGCAGTCATCCTGCACCTGAAAAGTTGCTCCTCAGAAATAGTGTTTAGCATTATATTCTGTATGTATCCAAATGAGCCCTTTTATTGATGTGGTAAcctttttcactgcttttccagACACTAGAAATCTTGACATGAATAGCTTTTGTTAAACAACTTCACTTTGTTCAGAAGACATGCAGACTTAGTTGGTCCAAAGTATTGCTGGAAGAGAAGTGATAATTTGCAGATGGCAGTAGCTCTGCAAGGATAGCCTGAAACAGAAATTCTACCTGGAATAAGGCAGGCCCTAAGTTTAAAGTATACTTATTCCTAACCTAATTTTTGTATTGAATTTTTATGACTCTCTGAGTTTGACCTGGTGCTTTACTGGAGTGGTTACAGTCTAGGAGCCTTACTGAGAAAAATTGGGTTTCTAATCTAAACTGCTGTGTTGAGTGTTCTGTATCTTATTGAGTATGTGAGGAGACAGTTTTTGAAACTCCTGTCTGTGCCTGATTCAGAGGTTTAGTGAAATGCATCTGGATCAGTTGTCCGAAGTCCTGAATTTATGTAAAGGCAACTTTACCTGGCTTCCAaataacagaagataactggAAGAGATCTGATGATTCCCTGCTTTTATAGCAATGCTTCTTGAAAATGTGCCCAGCACTTCACACACTAATGATCAACAgttttttcaaaacatttgaCTGTTGACTCCCTGCAAGTAAACTGAAGATATTTTGGCAGTTACCAAAGAAACTGCTTGTGGGTGGTATGTTGGAATAGAAGTTATTTTCTGTGTGGAAGTGCTTATAGGAAGCACTGGGTGAAGTGCTCATGCCAGCAGCCATTCACACCCCGTTACTGTCTCTTTTCATAGGTGCTTGCCCTGCTGTTCAGGTGCCTCCCACATGCAGTTTCTGTTAATCACCTTACAGAAATGGAGGGGAGTGCACTGGGGGTTCACCCTGATTTTGAGGGTAGCGAATAAAGAGAATTTATGGATGTGAAGTCCTGGTTAGGGAAGACTGGAGCATGAGGGGGTAGATAGAGACGTGGAGTTTCTCCTGATTCCTGTCTGCTCTAAGTGTACTTTTACTGAGCTGCTGCCTACAGTTCTTGCTACCCAAGAAATCAAATTCCAGAAATCATCTGAGCTTCATCTGAACTCTGGACATTCTCCCCCTTCCTTTAAGCCCACGGATGGTCAGCAAAAGAGGCaatctgtgttttgttttctgcttctgtcttttatttctttctgttccaGCAGGAGGCTGTGCAATCTGAGCCTCCTGTTTGCTGGGTAAGTGTGCTGCCAGGCTCACACAGGATGTTGTTTCCTGTCCTGGATGCTCTCCTATGAACAGTCCTCAGGGAATTGCTCGAGTTTTATAAAGAACCTCCAGTTCTGTGTGTACTTGATGTAGTCTGTATGTCAGATTGACCTCGGAGGGTTTAGGCAGAGGATTGGCAGGTTTTTGGCTTTTGGTGAATGCAAGAGATTTGTTTCCTTGGACTTGGAATTCTTCAGACCAGGAAGACCAGGCATCTTCAAATAGCCAAAGAACTGTACATTTAGACAATGAAGCAAGCTCAAGTCTAAGCCCAGGTGCCTGGACCTTGGATTGCTGTTTCAGAATTGAGAATCATTTCCATCTAGGGGTACAATGACATTTCCATCTGTACTTGGGGTACAAGTGTGTTCCACTCCAAATCCAGTAAGTGGATTAAGCTGAACTGGTAATTCTGTAACAAGAACATTCAGAAGATTGTTAGCCAAGGGATTAAATGTCTACAGTTAGTTCATCATACAGATGAGACTTGTGCAGAAGACCAATTTCTGTTACTCCTTAGATGATTTTGCTGGGTAGGAGAGATTTCAGTGATAAGGTgtagcttgtggctgttgcCTTAACTTTGAGCAGATCCTAGATTCTTGAGGTTTTATCAAAGAAGTAGAGAAAACagttattttttataatttattttcttttttaatttcttccttttcaggaATGAGCAaagaattattaataaatacTGTAGTGTTGATTtacttgtgtgtgtgttggtgGTTTTCTTAACAGATGAATAGGCAAATTTTCCTAAAATCAGAGTGCTCTTCTAGCTTtaatgtatgtgtgtgtttttatatatagatgtaaatattttcttttttgggtgAAGGACAGACTAGCCTTTGATAAATTTGTGCACCAATTGCTTTGTCAGTATCTGTTGTTTTACTGGGGTGGAGTCAGGCACCATGGCCATTTCTTGGGGTCTGTTCTATgccttttttaaatttgggatgggtatttttgttctttgccCTTTAACTACTTATAAATCTGTCAGGGATTTTATTAGATGCCTCAGAGTAGTCCTTGATGGTTGTCTGCCTCAGTTGCTTTCTGATGAAGTTTGGTTGGTAGCTGTAAAACCCAGCTACTTCCATGTTAGGCATTGGTGAAACATGGAGGGGTTCAAGattgcagagcaggcagctgtaTGGTCATTCATAGCTCTAGCTTGTGGGGTTTGTGTGAAAAGTAGAGCAGTGTTGCAGTGTGTATTGACTAAAATAAGGTGTTAGTAGAATTGGGGCTAGTGGAACACTTCATTTTGTAGTGGCTTTGAAAAGTCATTTTACAAGATCTTGTGGGGTGGAACGCTTTGCGGGGTTTTTTGCCTATTTGTGCAAGACTGGATAGGCTGCAGGAACTACTACAgaaattttctaaattttaataCGTGCTTGGGTATCTTATTTAGCAGCACAGTGGAAAATAACAgtataaaatacatgcattttgaTCATAGCACACCCATTGTTTGTGAACCCATGCAAAGCTGATAATATTTGTAAGTATGCTTAATTTGAATGTCACAAATGGAGAAAATGTTACTTTTAGAAAAGGATTCATCCATATTAGAGGAAAACAAGCATGTTTTGACAGAGATCATGTTCAGGAAAAGGCATTTGAATGAAGTCCTGGCAGTCATGCTCTGGAGGTGGGGTTGATTGTGATTCCACTGATTGTGATGGGAGCTTGTTTCTCTCCCACCTCACTCCAGGGCCTGTGAAATTCCATGGAGTGGCTTCTCCTCTCAGCCTCAGCAGCACTCATGTAGAGTGTGTGTACTTGGTCCTGAAGGATTTAGAACAGTgttgagtgttttttttttttttttttttgctatcttGTGTGAAGTAGGCATGCAGCTTCTGGCCAGCCTGAATCAGGAGTGTTAGAGACTATAAAACAAAGAGGCTGAacaatttttaactttttaactttgaaaaatgtttaaaattatgAAACCTGGTAGACTGGTCACAGAGCATTTTAAAGTTAAATCTTCACAGGTGTTACTTTTTGAGCTTCATATGCCTAAGTTCTCTTGCTTCAGTCAAAGCTCCCATAATTGGCTTCAGGTTTTCCATTTAATGGGATACATGGGAACACTTctagaaaattatttacatCGTAGCTCATGACAATTtaattcacatttaaaaaaaaaacatatagTTGATTTAGTTGAACATAGTAAAAAGTATCTTATTTCTTTCCTAAAGGCTTTCAAATTTCTCTGTCTGTATTCAGAATTAGATCAAAGTACtatttgttgttgttatatGATTATTAAAAAGTTGATACAGTTGGATACTGGTTCTGATCAGGCATGTCTGTCAGTTCCTGACACAAAATCCTCTTCATATTCTGCAAGCTTGCACTTTTTtaaaacctctttttccttataCAGTGAGAGCACTTTAAGTTGAATTTCAGCATGAGAGAgtttgttattttaatgtttttttaatgtagttaGTGTTCAGGGATGAATCATACACTGTCAggtgtttaaaacaaaaactggCAGTAATTCTTAAATGGTTTTGTAGTTGTTCAGTAACAGAAATCCTGCTAGACATTTGTGCTGCTCACTGCCTTGTAGTAAGTGAGATTAATTGCTGTAACTCATGATTCCAAGGTACTTTTCGTTAAATACTGAGTCTTCCTCAAATGTTTTTGCTAGCATGAGTGGAATGGATACTCTATTCCAGGGAACATGAGGTGGAAGATGAGCTGCTTTTTTAGTAGATACCACCATCTGGAAAGAGAGGAGCATCCTTGTTAGCCTTGTTGTAAGGCCCACTGAAGcaagctgaaaaaaaagaaaacccagtcCATGCTGTCAGTCACAGGGAATGTGATACCCAATTGCAGCCAGGTTATCTTTaaaggcaggagcacaggtacAGCTGGAAGCAGTGAAGCTGCTGCAGAACTGGGCTTAGTTGTTTTCCTCAGGGTTGTTTTGCTCTGCCAAGAAGCAGTTGGCCCTGTGGACACACTTAAGGAATCTGATACACTCTGAAGTCACTGGACTTGTTAGAAAAGTGTGACCTGTTCTTGAAACTGAGGGAATCCTGCATCTTAGTGATACATGATTTAGTGACATGACTCCATGAGAaggatatttatttaaaatcctGTACATTTTAGTGTTTTTTCTAAGAATCCTAAAGTCTTCTTGCTCTAGATTCAGGTTGTTCAAGTGACCAAAAATGCAGATGCCCACCCACCTTCCGCTGAAGCCCACAAGCCCGTAATTTGTTGGTACTCACTGTGTAGTACACCAAGTTCTTGGTCAAATGCAGTCTTAATCCTTCAGTCAAGTTGCAAACTCTGTGGCTCCCCTTAGTTTAAATGATTTGCATGAAGTGTTGCTTGCTCAGTTTGGAATGTGCTTTcggttttctgtttgtttgttttttaatgaagtaTTCCATTGAGGCCTCCCGTGGCACTCTGCCATACACATTCATGGTGTGCATGTGAGAATGTTTGCTTTGAGAATGTCAGAAGGGAACTACCTGTACAGCAGCCATTTAACTGAAACAAAATTTGGTTTTATGCCatgctggttttctttttcaatgtGGTTAGAAATGACACatctataaatacatatatttatataggaTATATAAACAAATGCTTCCAATGAACTGATCACATAGTACCTCACAGAGAATGTTAATATCTTTATCCCTTTGATTTACAGTGACAGTAGTAATCTGCCCCAAATAAGGGACAGATCTGGGAATAGAGGCTTTGCTTTTTCAACCTTAATTGAATGCTCTGACTTGGACTGGTTCCCAGGGATTCATGTCCTGTTTGGCGTTTTGGCATAAATGGACAGGATGATGCATTCTCAACCTGTGTGTTAGGGGTGGGGATAGATATAACTGATTAGAGGCacacttttttgttgttgcttccTCCACATTGCATGCAGCTTGACGATGATGTTTAAATGTGTTACTCCTTTCTCCATAGATAGACCCTGCATGACAAGgcatcccagctcctgagcagccaCTTTCACTTTCCAGACCTGCTCTTTTCAAGCCCCTGCTTTGGGACGTGTAGGAGGTGGggcagagaaacaaaaagaactTCTAATGATAGTTGCTAATTAATTACCTTTCAAATCCTAACCTTTTTCAGATACATTGCCTTTATAGACCCTATTGTTTTATCAGGCTGCTTATTACCTTATACTAGTCCATGTAAGACCACCAGGTTTTTTAGGCATGGAGGCTCCTTGATGCTTGAAGGTAGTGGGAGGTCTGAATTCTAGTCCATCTATACAGCATACAGAGCAcatagagcaggctgtgaggCAGCCATATTCCAACACAGCTTGTTTTGGGTTAATGGATTGAGGTAATATGGCAAGGGAGGAACTCTGGATATCTGGATGGATGGGACTCTTCTGTAGTGAAAATAAGCTGGCTGCATGAATTCAGGTTAAGAACCTAGGACAGGTGGCACCTGACAGCAGTGTTCATATATTCACATAtcatatgtatgtatatatatgtgtgtgtgtgtgtatactcACACATACATTAAAATGGATATATAAATATACTCAGCATTTTGTAAGTATAGAGAAAGCTGTCTAATACTTCAGTATTATCTGCCATTAGAAAAGACAATTTAAACAGGTTGGACATTAACAACTTGCATGAGGTTGTGTACTCTGTTTTTTCAGTAGTCTTTGCAGTCTTGCTTCCACATAAGCCATCATTTGTAGCACCATCTTCATCTTCCTCCTGCAACAGCTTTTGTTGCCTCTATTTCCTTGCTCCTTTTTTCCATGTGTTTAGTTATCCCAAGTTGCTGACCAGAACCAGGCTGCTCTTCTGACGTGTGGTGGGTCAGAGATGCTTTCACTATCCTTATCTTGATATTGTCCAGGCATGTTCCAGCACACTCGGGACAATTGTTTGCATGATAAACAGATTACATTCAATTTGACAGTGCCCCAAAAGTTATGATTGGATGGGGTGACAATATTGTATTGCAGAGAAACGAGACACCTGATCTGAGTTTCATCCTAATAAAAGGATTTAGGTCAAAGTAATGGATGGAGGGGAATTTTCCTGATATGCTATAGAGATTAAAGAATAGAAGTTCATTTTGTT is part of the Ammospiza nelsoni isolate bAmmNel1 chromosome 1, bAmmNel1.pri, whole genome shotgun sequence genome and encodes:
- the LOC132085022 gene encoding microtubule nucleation factor SSNA1-like — translated: MTQQGAVLQGYNNELVKCIEDLCMQKEELNKQIQQAEEEKNKLQHEIQVLSEQLECVCENLAQKVASRNELDKILAETEAAYMKILDSSRTLLNVLKKEVGSLKHSPDLKSNVT